TTACAAGTGGCAAAATGAGATTATAGAGTGCGTCGTAAATATCAGTTAAATTACCCGTACCATATTAGTAGTTCTAGAGAACATAGTGTCATCTAACCATTAATTTACATACGTAGCAAAACGTGGCTTTTATACTTCAATTTGCAAAATAAAAAAGGGCCAGCTTTGTCAGTGCCATTAATGTCAAGAAACTGGCTAACACAGGTATTATCAAAAGTGCTATCACCTCATTTCTAGCTGCTTCACACTTGCCCATCACCGTATGATTCAATTCAGGATCTAAGTTAAAGCAGCCATGCTCATAATAAGTCTCCATTAGCAAGTCCTTCTCTTCCCATACCCTATGCACCCAATTATCAAATTCTTTCTCGTTATTATAAGGTATATCTGAAAGGGAAAATGACCTTATATACATGTCAACAATCTTTGGGGCCTTGCCCTTTAAAATAACATCATTGAGTTGATATATCTTCTCACCATATGTATCCCTAGTGACTCCCGAGTAGCCTACAGTCACATCATAAACACAATCGCAACTTCCTTCCAACTTTTGTAACGCAAACCTTAACCCCGTAACATGGGGAAGAAGCACATGTTTTGGTGGTTTGCAGTTTACCTTTGCTGCATACTGCTTCGTCTTCTCCCTAGTGCTAGGACTCATATTTGTACCTTCCGGGAACAGTATTAACGAGTATGGCCACCTTATTTGCCCTTCCTTATACTTCTTAACCCTATACCTCTCCGTACCATCCTCTGCCCTAGTTGGAAAATTACCAGCCAACTTACCGATCCCCCTTGCATTCATATCCAAACCCGTTAGACTATCTGAAAGATTAGTTTTATCTAGGTACCACTTCCTGTTCATAAATATAAACCCATAATTCTTCATACCATACCCTAAAATCGGCAACGACTCTAGTGATTTCTTAAGCATAATGATAACACTACCAGCTAAACCCGAGGTGTAGGTCAACCACCACAGAAAAACCCAATCTGTATATAGCTGATGGTTGCTAATTATAATAGAGTTCTGCTTCAGTGATGATACAATTCTTCCTAGTTTAGCATCTTTACGAAATGTACCTTTTGCAATTGTATTGTTATCTGTACAAATCCGAATATTAGATGGAGCAACAGTAGCCAAAATAGTAACCAGTAATATAATAAAGCTCTTCTTCGTTCGATCCAAATGTTTCTGCCTTTCAGGAGTATGTGCTGGCCATATTGCATTTACAAACATCTGATATGCTATTATAGTTAAACAGCCTTCAAAAAAGACGAATATGACCAATATACTAAGGAGACATTTGCGAAGCTGGGACGTAAGGTCCCCAATTGCTAGCATGATAATATAGACTTCGATTCAGGGTTCCTAACGCGTATTTTGGATGTTGATGTATATTATTTCGCGCCAACCTTATAAAAGGGGATGTTAGGAAAGTATCATTTTCTTCTGTGGggatatatatataaaagTTTATTAATTAAGCATACACTGATAAGACATCAACCATATGGTCTAGATGCCATGACTTACCCAAGATGAAATAGAATTTATTTAACCCATCTATCCAGTGAGCTTCCGCTGCCGGATGTTTTATCACGTAATCTTTACCTGTCGTTTAGATATTATCGTAAGTTATGTACAGTCATAAATCTAACGTTTGACATCTTTAAAACATTACGATGAGAATTGGTACAGTCTTTTTAGGTTATAATTATCTCTCCAATATTGGCCTCTTTTCTTCACTATAATAAGTGCTGTAATACTTATCATAACGCAAAATAAATAAAGTGTCAGCGACCAACCAGGCCCTAAGGTTCGCAGCATTGGGTCCACATTGAAGACTGCAATCGCAGCTAAAAGTGTTCTGGCGAAATTATTCAAAGCAACAGCTGTGGAGCCTTTACCTGGGAGAGAATCGACGAGATATGTCATTGTTGTCCCTATCATGACCATGGAACAAAAGCCAAATATGGCAGTACCAATAAGAGCGTAGACCCAATGTACTTTCATGTGTAAACACCAGCCGATTGAAAGCATAGCAATTGGAAATCCTATAAATGCTAAGACGATATTCCAAGATAAACGGGATTCGGGGATAAGTTGTCCGGTAGCTTCCCTTTTCTTTATCAGCCTAGCGTCAATCCAACGTCCTCCGAAATACGATGCAATCATATAGGTTAAGGAGTTGGGGATATATACTAAACCAATGTACAGCGTTTTAAAATTGTACGGTGGTCTAGAATAGCAATACACCAATATCATGTTGATATACTGGAGGGACGCAAACACAAAAGAGCAGCAGATGATGGTAATTAGAACTGGAGGATACTTAAAGAAGCATAGCGACTTTAAAGGTTTGATGAGGTAGAAATACAATGTCATTCCTAATTTTTTAATGCTGAATTTAGATCCTTCTGTTTCTTGAGCATCATGTAGCTCCTTCGATACATTCATTAGGCGGTGCGATTCAATTCGTAGTAGTTCTTCCGCTGTTCTTTGATCATGAGAACGCAAATGTGAAAGCTCTGGATGGCTGGTGTCCACATAATTATTTTCAACTTCATATACAGACATATCAGCATTGGGTTCACTGGATATGCTCTCTATTTCACTAAATTCTGCAGAGGTATTAGGCCGATGGTTGGCGGTTAACCGCTCTAAATCTGTTTGGATTGACTGCGGGTTATCATATTTAACTGTGGCCCGACGGCTACTAGCTCTAGTTGAATGATGAGAAGAGCTCCGCATCCTCTGAGTGAGCATATCGTTACCGCTTTGCAGTCGTAGCGTTTCCGGCAGCAATAGCACTAAACACATAAGGCTGACACCGCCTAAAATCGCTTGAAACCATAGCGTGGATCGCCATGAAAAACGAAGTGTCAGCAGGGCGGCTATTAAAGGAGATAATAGCGGCACCAAAAGTGGTCCTAGATAGTATAGTCCCATGTTTTCACCTCTCTCTTCTGGAATGAACAAATCTGCAATCGTACCAGCCCCAACACTTAACACACTTGCTCCCGATGCTCCTGCCAACAGCCTTAAGGCAATAAAAGCACCAATACTGGACACAAGTATTGATGCAATTGTAAATACTAGCGATAGAGCAAAGGAAACTATGTAAACACCTCTTCTACCTTTTCTTTCAGATATACCAGACCACCAAATGGGGAAAAAACCCATAGCAGCTAAGTATATTCCTACGGAAATATTAACTGTAGTTGGAGTAGTGTTGAAATCATCAACAATGTGAGTGATTACGGGAAAGAGGATATTTGCACCCAAGGGAGCAATCATAGAAGCGAAAGCTATTATGACTAGCAAAATCCGCTTGTAAAACAATGGGTAATCTCTTGCATCTTTATATTCAGGTATTATTAAACACCATCCCAACAGACCGCGAGCTTCAGAAGCTGGGACAATATGAGAAGGATCCAGTTTAGTTCTTTTATTTTTTAGCTTCGACTGTTTCTCGTCTATGTCATCgatttcatcatcatcatcattatctTTACCGATCCCGATTGGAACCGGCGAATTCTCACTATTATCATCCCCGGGCAATAAAGGGCGTGGGGGAACTTGGAAGATCGATCCCGTAGAGTCACCACCATCTGATGGGCTATATGATGAATTACTTTGCGAATCTACCTCAGCTGTTGCAGCATTTGGTCTCCTAGGCGTACTGGTTGAAACCATTTCTAGATAGTCAAAGTAACCTACTAAGCAAAAATTAGACCCTTATGCGTACTATAGATAGCTACGATTTTGCTTCAATCAGTTTTTATGTGTTTTTACTTTTAGATGATCTTATAGAGTCATCCTTATATGTCATCCTTATATGTGTAGCTCTTCATTAGGCGATAAACTTCTAATGGACGAAGAACGCTTCCAAAAAGAGATTATTTAAGCTAACAACTAAACCTAGATGAACAAATACAATAAAACATGACAGCATTAAAAGGTGGGACCTTTTAGGGCACTAAATGCCCCGGTAGAATGAAGTAATCTACAGACATTAATGCGCtatttttttttatgtAAGATGAGATATAAAAAGTAAGCCAAATTCCGAAGTGTTGTGTGGGCTTCGACAAAATCACGCGGATTAAGCAAACAGAGCTTTGATTTAATTTACCGAAATATATGTCAAGAGTTGCGAAATAGTTTCCAACCTCGAGAAGAGTATAGTGACATGAATGCCTGACGCAACGCGCGTCTGCGACTGATTCCGAAACTAAGAAAAATCTCATTAAATATTCCGCCATGATGGTAGAGTTAGATTATAGTTCCTAGAACCTACACATGCGTGAAATGTAGCTACGCCCGTTTCTGGGCCGTGACTTTTTGTATTTTTAGGAAAGTCTGAATCATGCCAAAGCTGTTTTATGGCTAGCTTACAATCTTATTCGTAGGTTAGATAGCACCAAGATGGCGTGCGTCGTGAATAGTGAATCTCAGCATCCTCTACTCGTTAGTGACCTTCATGGAAGAATCGAGGAGTCGGAGATCTTCCCTAAAAGATTAAtggaaattttttttcACTTGCAACTATGTCAGACGTGAATGCGAAATATTTCAGAATTTCTATTAAAGTTGCAGACTTAGGCTTGAAAGTCTGCTAATATAAAATCATTACTGTATTGCTACACCCTCTCACTAAAACAAATTACGGGAGGCAGCAGCAAAAGCAGACGATGAAAACACTCTATCTTAGTTTATTCGCGGTGTTTGCTGCGTTAAGTGGCGCCCATCCAGATATAAGAAGACCAGGTGACAGTGACCCTATTTTAAAGAGGTTGACTGACGACCTCATTGACGCATACCATAGGTATGCTCCAGATATCAGGGAAGAGATAAAACAATTACAGGAATCCAATCAGCGAGCGAGTGGGACCATGTCGGTACAGCAAGCACCTGCTGAGAAGACAAAATTCCATATACAGAATTTTACGGACTTCGAACGAAACTTACCGGACGGAAATCCATTTTATGTGGGGCAAGCGGTCCTAGACGAAGTCACTCCTCAAGTAGCGAGAGCCCTAGGGGAGAAGTTAAACAGGTGGATACCGAATGGTCAAGATTACGTGAAGTTAATTCACAACTTCATCTCCGACGAGCAGATATTGACATTCCAAATAACCGAAACTAACTTGTTCGAAGGACTAAATACCATTGAAGAAGTAAAATATAGAAATAAGCCACTGGTATAACAGAAAATCACTTTCTGCCTGACTGTTCTAATGGACTGCGCCATAAGCTCTTTCATCGACTTAATGACATCAGATACTTGTATGATAAAGCCAAACTGTTAAGAAGTCGACGAAATTGCATTGGTAAAATAGGAACGAAATAAGAGAGAGCTTACTGGCGCTGTCAAAACCTTCGAAGGCGCTCATATAAACTACTTTTAACTCAATACTTGAGAAGCCAGTCTTTGAGATGAGGGGACCAGACGCACAGAAACGTGTACAGAAAAAGAGTGATTCATTTTACGCAAAACCTAAAACTAACTGCTACCAAAGAACTAGTAATAAACGATAAAAAAAGACAGCTAGAAATCCTACTGCAGTTGCTAAGTGCTCATTCAATTCCAGAAATTCCGATTAAATTAATTTGCTCCATTGCAGAGCTTTCTTTCCCCACCGACGTGCTTTGAGTCATTTATATTGGATAAACTCCGGTAGTTTTAAGGTTACTTTTGAAAAAAGATGCACATGACAAATACTATTACAGGGAGCTCGCTTTTCCTTTGTCCACTCATCCTAATAGCATCAGACTTTATGGTGTCGATGCATGCTGGTCGGGCGTCTCGGGAGAAGCTCATTTCATCGACTGCAGCTATCAGGCTCAATAATTACAGCAGGAAAGGCCACCAACAAGGGTCTGCACAGGCGAGCAACAGGCTTACTAATTCGAAGCCAACAAGGAGCTTTCTTATTTCTAGGATATACCGGCAGTGACGACTGAATTATGTCACCGGCGGGGAAATGAACTAGTGATATACATGGGGCTAACCTGTTCCACACGAGTGGTACACTATTTTATAACCTTATATGAGTATTTTTAAACTAATTAATAATGCATTTTATGAGCTCAAAGTTACTACATTACGCATTAAAACGTTTACTGACTAAGCATCAGATGCTACATGACTAAGCCTTAACTAAGCAGTAATATGTAGATCGCATAAATAGACCCCACTCTATTATTCAGTAACGCCAATTGCAACAATAATGATCTTAAGAAGCTAGCTTTcaaatattcaaaaatGGTTAACTGGGTTGCGATTATTTACGATAAGCCAGGTGTAGATAGAACTCCTTACTTGGAGGAGCATATTAAAACTATTAGCCCGCTATTTAAGCAGGGTAAAATTAAGTGCGGAGGGCCGATCTTCAAGGAAGTCGTGGATGGAGAGGCTTCGGAAATAATTGGCGCTAACATTGTTTTTGAGACAGACAATAAGGAAGAAGTGATTGAGATATTTCAAAATGATGTGTTTGTAAAAGAGGGGATCTGGGATTTGGATACATTAATCCTCCACCCAGTTAAATATATCACGCTCAGTGGCCAAGAAGAGGAGTAAGATGGAGAGGTACATAATTTTCGTTGTATCTTTATATATTCCTAGTTCCGCGAATGGGCTTCAAAAGCTTTCAGAGCCGCGCTAGATAAATATCCCCTTACATAACTCCGGAATCATGACAATACCATATACCTATCAAAAAACGAGGTACGCTAATGCTGAAGAAAATAATTAGGTAGCATCATGAGATGGTATTCATGTAAACGAGAACCCGAGGGAATTAGTATTGAACGCTTATTAAATAGTCGGCCAATTGTTCAACAATCTTAGTCGCTTCACCGGCTTGAACACCGGCGGGATAATGTGCAATTAGGATAGTCTGCTTTGTTCTCACGGCAATTACACCTTCCGCCTCATGTCTACCATAGATAGATCTGTCATCGGCTCTCAATAACATAAACTTTTGTCCTTGAATGTGCAAACCGTTAGATTGTAGGCGAGATGCGTTATCAAACCCTTGGGCtatttcaacaatttcattACCTGCCAAATTCAATCCACCAGACGATGCCCATAGAGTATCGCCTGCTCTAGAGTAAATGGTAGCCTTGTCGACCTTTCCAGTAGCCAACAAATTATCCGTGTACGCTATTAGATAGTTAGTATTTTTGATCTAGGAACACAGAAACAGAAAATAACGCTTTAAAAGAGGGCGCTAGCAGTGAATTAACGTACCTTGCCAAGACATGATCTCTTCGAGTATTACAGGTTAACTGATATCTTTCCAGTTATAAGACAATTCTGACCCATAAAGGGTGTTAATTGTTTGGTATTTTTGTAGTTTCGTGTTTTATAAGGGGCGATAAAATCACCATACACGTATACGACAGGGTAACGGAGATAATAGCCGATAATCCATTGTAGACGTTAATAATGCAAGCAGTATATTACACCAATGCCGTCTATATAGGTATTTAAAGCTTGGCCAAAGGTCGCTTTTTAGTGACGGGCCCCTGGCTCAAGACTCAGAAGTTTGGAGGAAGAAAATGTCATAATGGGCGTTTGGATCATTCTTCGTCGGAATCAAGAACCGCTATTTTCCTGCGCTTCTGTATAGAACCTTGATCTGCTCCATCTGAGTCCTGAGAGGATGCCCTGGTTTCTTTGTACATAGCAGCGCCTTCTTTCTTTAGCCGCTTTAGTCTTTCTGCGTTtaaatcttcttcttcgtctGAGTTTCCATCGTCCAAGGCTTCAGCGCCGTCTGCACTTTCATCAGAGTATCCCTCGACCTCCTCAGCATCGTCAATGAACCCATCCTCATCATCGTACTCATCTGCGAATCTCCTGCCGTACGTTTCTGGGGTCTGCAGACGACCAGCGGTGCGCTTGATGCCAAAAGATCCAGTGTCGACACCCTCGAGTTCGGCATTCTCACGGTCCATCTGCTCTCTTAATTGTCTTTTCCTACGCTCTCTGATTAATTGGTCGTGTTTCTTCTCGAGCTCCTTCTTCTCGAGCTCTGGATCCATGCGCACTATATAAGTAGATGGACCCGACTCCCTCGCTTCACGCCTGGCGACCGCCTTGCTCAAGCGCTGGTGCACGCTGGAATTAGTGGAGGTTGGAATGAAGAGCATCGAATGCTTGATCTCTCCGCCTTCAACGCATTGCATGAGTTCCTGCTGATCATGTGACACGGTCATAAACGTATTCTCTATGTCATTGACAAGAATGTCATTGTACTCATCGCCGAGCTTTAGCGAGAATGTACCATCTGACCACTGGATAACTTGCGCATTGGAATCCTTGAAGACTTGCTGATTTTCACCACGGGAATATCTCCATCTGACAGTGTTTTCATCGATAAGTCTGTCATCCAACTGATCCTCTTTTGATGAATACTGCTCCTGCCTTTGTTTCACTTGCGCCTTGAAACTAAGGGGATCGAAGGGCACAGGGTCAATCGTTAGAAATTGCGGTATTTTCGCATAGTATAACGTATCTTCTTTATTTTTACTAGTAGTATAGTACGGAACCACGTGCTTTACAACTTCGACATCAGCCTCACGTATCTCAGCCTCTTCTTCGTCAGAGCGGTCTGAAGGACCCGTCAGATCGTCCCCATAGAACTTTCGATTGTACATTTGCTGctcttcatcatcatcgCTCATACCTAAACCAGTAGGCCTAGAAGATACACGCCGACTACTATTTTCGTCGCTATCGCTGCTATTATCTGACTCATCTCCAGAGCGATCTGATTCATCTCCAAATAGCCCATCACCGGATGCCACGCCTTCAGAGTCGTCATTGTTCGGTACTTCATTCATTGCTTCTTCGGATGATACCGTTTGTGAATTAGTGCTTGGTATCGTATCTTCACCGGCTTTTACATCAGTTTCAGCAGCCGTTTCAGCAGCCATTTCAGACATTTCAAACAAGTGTAAAGTGCTGCGATCTTTCACTGGAACAATACCCAAGTATGCTAAGAGATGCTTGAAATGCTGAAGGATCTTCGTCTCAACATTTTGAAATTTCAGTAATTATCACCATGTACGTGTGTGACACCGGACTGTCAGAGAACACTAATTAACGCCTCATGGGTTTCAACAATTAACAAACGACACGTCTCACTCTTTGTGGTCCTTGCCTTTGCATCAAGAGTGTAATTGAACGAAAATATAAATATGAGGAGGTTTAGCGCCTTCACTTACTCCATATGGATTAGTGTTCTACTTGTTGGAATATTACTTGAAATGACGCTTCTACCTAAATTTATAACGGATAAAATAGAGAAACATCGGAAGTGTAAAATTGAAAATATGGTTGTTAATACTAGAGCAATTCCAGATGAATTGTGTGAGGATGGTAAGCACAGTGTAGCTGTTTACTATTCTAATTGGTCGGTATACGAACCTAGGTTACATTTCCCTCACGACGTTGACTTTGACAAATTAACGCATGTCTACTATGCGTTCTTTATCGTCGATGAAAAGACTGGTAAGGTCAAGTCGAGTGATGAGTGGGCAGACTTCCAAATCGAACTAAAGCATCCCACTTTTAAAACTGCTGTGCCAGGTGCGCTTGGTGAACTCAATCACTTTAAGACTACGGGAGGAAAAGACTTTAAATTGATTATGTCGATTGGTGGCTGGACCAACCGTGATGCTTTCCCCAAGATGGTGCGCTGTGAAAAGAAATTACAGGAATTTGTGAATACATCTATAAGTGCTATGTTCGAATATGGGTTCGACGGTATTGATTTGGACTGGGAATTCCCTAAGGACGATGGTTATGAGCCTGGTATGTATTTAGAAATGTGTGCCAGGTTACGTACCAGAATGGATGAGCTCGAGGATCAAATCTGGGGTCCTGACAACGTCCACCATCCTCGCTTCCATTTGAGTATGGCTACGCCAGCTTTTGGCAAGTCTTTACATCCTTTACAAGTCACTGAGATGAACAAGTACATTAGCACTTGGAACATGATGACATATGATTTCCATGGTAGCTGGTCTGATAGAACTGGTTATCATAGCAATCTCTATAACTCCGAGAACAGTCCAAATAAATCATTGCACAAGAGACGTTTCGAAAACATGGGTATTGAAGGCGATGATGGTCTCAATGCACACGATGCAATAACTTCCATGATTGAAAAGTTCCATATCAGCCCAAGAAAACTAAGCTTGGGTATGGCTGCTTACGGTCGTGGATTTACCAATGTCGACGGTACAGAAGAAGATCATCTCGGCAAAACGTACAAAGGTAATGGTGGTGCTTCCGAAGGAGAACCAGGAATCTGGCAATATAACCAATTGCCTA
This window of the Eremothecium sinecaudum strain ATCC 58844 chromosome VII, complete sequence genome carries:
- the CST26 gene encoding putative acyltransferase (Syntenic homolog of Ashbya gossypii ACL173C; Syntenic homolog of Saccharomyces cerevisiae YBR042C (CST26) and YDR018C); the protein is MLAIGDLTSQLRKCLLSILVIFVFFEGCLTIIAYQMFVNAIWPAHTPERQKHLDRTKKSFIILLVTILATVAPSNIRICTDNNTIAKGTFRKDAKLGRIVSSLKQNSIIISNHQLYTDWVFLWWLTYTSGLAGSVIIMLKKSLESLPILGYGMKNYGFIFMNRKWYLDKTNLSDSLTGLDMNARGIGKLAGNFPTRAEDGTERYRVKKYKEGQIRWPYSLILFPEGTNMSPSTREKTKQYAAKVNCKPPKHVLLPHVTGLRFALQKLEGSCDCVYDVTVGYSGVTRDTYGEKIYQLNDVILKGKAPKIVDMYIRSFSLSDIPYNNEKEFDNWVHRVWEEKDLLMETYYEHGCFNLDPELNHTVMGKCEAARNEVIALLIIPVLASFLTLMALTKLALFYFAN
- the QDR3 gene encoding Qdr3p (Syntenic homolog of Ashbya gossypii ACL172C; Syntenic homolog of Saccharomyces cerevisiae YBR043C (QDR3)), with product MVSTSTPRRPNAATAEVDSQSNSSYSPSDGGDSTGSIFQVPPRPLLPGDDNSENSPVPIGIGKDNDDDDEIDDIDEKQSKLKNKRTKLDPSHIVPASEARGLLGWCLIIPEYKDARDYPLFYKRILLVIIAFASMIAPLGANILFPVITHIVDDFNTTPTTVNISVGIYLAAMGFFPIWWSGISERKGRRGVYIVSFALSLVFTIASILVSSIGAFIALRLLAGASGASVLSVGAGTIADLFIPEERGENMGLYYLGPLLVPLLSPLIAALLTLRFSWRSTLWFQAILGGVSLMCLVLLLPETLRLQSGNDMLTQRMRSSSHHSTRASSRRATVKYDNPQSIQTDLERLTANHRPNTSAEFSEIESISSEPNADMSVYEVENNYVDTSHPELSHLRSHDQRTAEELLRIESHRLMNVSKELHDAQETEGSKFSIKKLGMTLYFYLIKPLKSLCFFKYPPVLITIICCSFVFASLQYINMILVYCYSRPPYNFKTLYIGLVYIPNSLTYMIASYFGGRWIDARLIKKREATGQLIPESRLSWNIVLAFIGFPIAMLSIGWCLHMKVHWVYALIGTAIFGFCSMVMIGTTMTYLVDSLPGKGSTAVALNNFARTLLAAIAVFNVDPMLRTLGPGWSLTLYLFCVMISITALIIVKKRGQYWRDNYNLKRLYQFSS
- a CDS encoding HGL312Wp (Syntenic homolog of Ashbya gossypii ACL171W; Syntenic homolog of Ashbya gossypii NOHBY313 and Eremothecium cymbalariae Ecym_4507; No homolog in Saccharomyces cerevisiae), yielding MKTLYLSLFAVFAALSGAHPDIRRPGDSDPILKRLTDDLIDAYHRYAPDIREEIKQLQESNQRASGTMSVQQAPAEKTKFHIQNFTDFERNLPDGNPFYVGQAVLDEVTPQVARALGEKLNRWIPNGQDYVKLIHNFISDEQILTFQITETNLFEGLNTIEEVKYRNKPLV
- a CDS encoding HGL311Wp (Syntenic homolog of Ashbya gossypii ACL170W; NOHBY312; No homolog in Saccharomyces cerevisiae), translated to MHMTNTITGSSLFLCPLILIASDFMVSMHAGRASREKLISSTAAIRLNNYSRKGHQQGSAQASNRLTNSKPTRSFLISRIYRQ
- a CDS encoding YciI family protein (Syntenic homolog of Ashbya gossypii ACL169W; Syntenic homolog of Ashbya gossypii NOHBY311; No homolog in Saccharomyces cerevisiae; Syntenic homolog of Kluyveromyces lactis KLLA0E02266g); its protein translation is MVNWVAIIYDKPGVDRTPYLEEHIKTISPLFKQGKIKCGGPIFKEVVDGEASEIIGANIVFETDNKEEVIEIFQNDVFVKEGIWDLDTLILHPVKYITLSGQEEE
- the PFY1 gene encoding profilin (Syntenic homolog of Ashbya gossypii ACL168C; Syntenic homolog of Saccharomyces cerevisiae YOR122C (PFY1); 1-intron in Ashbya gossypii), encoding MSWQAYTDNLLATGKVDKATIYSRAGDTLWASSGGLNLAGNEIVEIAQGFDNASRLQSNGLHIQGQKFMLLRADDRSIYGRHEAEGVIAVRTKQTILIAHYPAGVQAGEATKIVEQLADYLISVQY
- the LEO1 gene encoding Paf1-complex subunit LEO1 (Syntenic homolog of Ashbya gossypii ACL167C; Syntenic homolog of Saccharomyces cerevisiae YOR123C (LEO1)), which produces MSEMAAETAAETDVKAGEDTIPSTNSQTVSSEEAMNEVPNNDDSEGVASGDGLFGDESDRSGDESDNSSDSDENSSRRVSSRPTGLGMSDDDEEQQMYNRKFYGDDLTGPSDRSDEEEAEIREADVEVVKHVVPYYTTSKNKEDTLYYAKIPQFLTIDPVPFDPLSFKAQVKQRQEQYSSKEDQLDDRLIDENTVRWRYSRGENQQVFKDSNAQVIQWSDGTFSLKLGDEYNDILVNDIENTFMTVSHDQQELMQCVEGGEIKHSMLFIPTSTNSSVHQRLSKAVARREARESGPSTYIVRMDPELEKKELEKKHDQLIRERRKRQLREQMDRENAELEGVDTGSFGIKRTAGRLQTPETYGRRFADEYDDEDGFIDDAEEVEGYSDESADGAEALDDGNSDEEEDLNAERLKRLKKEGAAMYKETRASSQDSDGADQGSIQKRRKIAVLDSDEE
- the CTS2 gene encoding putative chitinase (Syntenic homolog of Ashbya gossypii ACL166W; Syntenic homolog of Saccharomyces cerevisiae YDR371W (CTS2)) — encoded protein: MRRFSAFTYSIWISVLLVGILLEMTLLPKFITDKIEKHRKCKIENMVVNTRAIPDELCEDGKHSVAVYYSNWSVYEPRLHFPHDVDFDKLTHVYYAFFIVDEKTGKVKSSDEWADFQIELKHPTFKTAVPGALGELNHFKTTGGKDFKLIMSIGGWTNRDAFPKMVRCEKKLQEFVNTSISAMFEYGFDGIDLDWEFPKDDGYEPGMYLEMCARLRTRMDELEDQIWGPDNVHHPRFHLSMATPAFGKSLHPLQVTEMNKYISTWNMMTYDFHGSWSDRTGYHSNLYNSENSPNKSLHKRRFENMGIEGDDGLNAHDAITSMIEKFHISPRKLSLGMAAYGRGFTNVDGTEEDHLGKTYKGNGGASEGEPGIWQYNQLPIENSQEKFDDVWVSAYCFDPKIKTFVGYDNVQSMVSKREYVKAHNLGGGFWWESCGDDHKNPKRNLLNAFSEDIELGKEGSVYNDPALVDYYLKTLPKGFLVPLMNEIKKNTSH